The sequence below is a genomic window from Rhodococcus sp. 4CII.
CAGGCCATGGCGATCGGGACAGCCGGGTACACAGCGGCCCTCAGTGTCGCCGCGCTCCAGCGCCGCGGAGTCACCCCGAGTCAAGGACCGGTCCTGGTGACCGGCGCCGCCGGCGGTGTCGGCTCGGTGGCCATCGCCCTGCTGGCCGCACTCGGGCACGAGGTGCACGCCTCGACCGGGCGACCGAATGAAGAGGCCTACCTACGTAACCTGGGAGCCCAGGAGATCCTCGCCCGATCCGAATTGAGCGAACCTTCCGAGGCCGCACTCGGCGCCGAGCGGTGGGCAGCGGCGGTCGACACCGTCGGCAGCCACACGCTGGTGAATGTCCTGGCGCAGATCCACTACGGCGGCACGGTGGCGAACTGCGGACTCGCCCAGGGACTCGACCTCCCCGGCTCGGTCGCGCCGTTCATCCTGCGATCCGTCACGCTCGTCGGGATCGACTCCGTCAACGCCCCCGCAGGCAGCCGAGACGAAGCATGGACTCTGCTGGACAAGCATCTCGACGACGCGCAGCTCGAGAAGATGACCACCACGATCCCGCTCGACCAGGCCGCGGCGGTGGCACAACAGGTGCTCTCCGGAACCATCCGCGGACGAACCGTGGTGGACGTCAACGCCTAAACCTGTCCGAAATATCCAACGGGACGGCGAGTGGTCTCGGGGTACGTTCCACTCGCCGTCCCGTTCAACAGTTCCGCCACCGATGCTCCCCTCCGACAGCGTGTTTCCACCGTCGAGGGCCCCTATTCCAGGCGTGGGATAAGCGTCTTGACGGGCAGCGCAAGAACGGCCGGCTTTCGTAGCCCTCACTGTGGCGAGAACGCGGATAGTTCCGCAATCCTCCTCAGTCCCGAACAGAAGTGTGAAATCCCGTGAATCCCCATAGGTATCGCCAAGGACAGCGTCGCGCCGCGTGGACCGATGCCACCCGTGCGCGCAAACATCTTGACGCCGAGACGGAGCGTCTCATCGTGTTCGCCAGTATGTGGGCACCCTACGGGGGCGCTACCGAGGGGGAAATCCTTGTGCACTTCGGAATGACCACTCGCCGTTTCATCGAACGATTGTGGCAGGTCGTCCCCGAATCGAACTGTCGCCAAGACGAGATACGAAGCTTATCGAGCGCATATCCGCGCAACCGTGCGAACGAGAGACTACTCACCCGATCCGTGAGTCCGTCGGCGATCCGTCACGTACGCGGCCCAGGCAACTGACGGCTCGACATGTCCAAAGACCTTGCGGATAGGTCGGAGCAAGGAAGGATGTGGAACAGACATAACGACAATGACATTCTCGACTTTGCGCTTCTCTGGGAGCCGATTGGGGGACCTGCTCCGGAAAATGTTGCGGCCGCCTTCGCAATCGATATACGGGAGTACAACCACAGGCTCGGAGGTGGTGCGAGATCCCAGTTGACCCGACTGCAGCAAGGGATCACCTCACCCGAGCGCATCTATGGGCCGTCCGCCATTTCAGCGTTCCAGATCTCCGTAAGAGCCTGTCATCGGACCTGACTGGGTCTGCTCGTTGCTCGTTGACAACTCGACTGTCAAATTGCTTGTCCCGCGGCGCACCAGCCAGATCTGTCGCCACTCCCTGCCCGATGTTGCGTCGGCAGGCTCCCTGGGCTCTGTCGGCAGACTCTGGCTATACGCGCTCCGAACGCCCGTCCGTCGTCCATGGCCATCCGGGACCATCCTCAACGTGCCGCGGCAGAGGCAACCCCGAACGGGCTACCGCAACAGCGACGTCACGCGTGGCGCGTTCAGGCCGTGACCTCGTTGCGTCGAGCGAGCACGGCCCGCAACCGATCATCGGCGGAGGGGCCGGGCTGAAAGCTCGTGTGCTCGTCATCGAGCGGATCGCCCGTGGATCGGTCAATCAGCAGCGGTTCAACGTCGGCACCCGACTCTTTGTGCACCAGACGGACGTTGGGCGCTTCGGGCGGGAAGTTCTCGTTGCCCCAGGCATAGAGTGCTATCAGCACGGGTCGGAACGTTCGTCCGGACTCGGTCAGGACGTACTCGTGTCTCGGAGGGCGTTCGCTGTAGCGACGACGCTCGAGCAGGCCCGCCTCGACGAGGACCCCGAGCCGACGAGACAGGGAGTTGGTCGAAATCCCGAGGCTTTTCTGGAACTGATCGAAACGGGTGATGCCGTGCGTGGCGTCGCGCAGGATGAGAATGCTCCACCAGTCGCCCACCCGCTCGAGCGAGAGCGCGATCGGGCAATCCATGTCCCGGAAACTGGTACGTTCCATAATAGAAGTATACCGCCGGGGTCCGCTGGCTGCCCACTCCATGCCCGAGGGTGACGACCCATTCAGTCCACCCCACATCCCACGGGACCAAGTCAAGCCGAGCGCCCTGGCGTACATCTCGGGGGATCGGCCACCGTGATCCGGTCCGCCGGGGTAGGGCGCACAGCCTCATGCAGGCGGGCGGCGTTGCCGAACTGGTGCCGGTCGGGTTGCAGGTATTGGGCCCTGCCAGGGGTGATCTCACCACGAGGGAGTTCGTCACACCCACGCCGGAGGTGGGCGGCTACGTGCCACCGCCGGCCTACTCGTAACGAGACGGCGCGCCATGCCGGCCGATGATCGGGCCGGTGTTTCGACCTGGCATCGACGTCCGCGAGGCGCCGGGCCCA
It includes:
- a CDS encoding MDR family oxidoreductase encodes the protein MRAVQIVKDESGQRAELTEIADDDIGEGDVTIAVDYSAVNFKDGLGVTGIVPVVQRFPIVAGIDLAGTVVEAPTGSGFAPGDAVAVNGWGLAVDHNGGFATRARVPSAWLTRIPARFTTWQAMAIGTAGYTAALSVAALQRRGVTPSQGPVLVTGAAGGVGSVAIALLAALGHEVHASTGRPNEEAYLRNLGAQEILARSELSEPSEAALGAERWAAAVDTVGSHTLVNVLAQIHYGGTVANCGLAQGLDLPGSVAPFILRSVTLVGIDSVNAPAGSRDEAWTLLDKHLDDAQLEKMTTTIPLDQAAAVAQQVLSGTIRGRTVVDVNA
- a CDS encoding helix-turn-helix domain-containing protein, which translates into the protein MDCPIALSLERVGDWWSILILRDATHGITRFDQFQKSLGISTNSLSRRLGVLVEAGLLERRRYSERPPRHEYVLTESGRTFRPVLIALYAWGNENFPPEAPNVRLVHKESGADVEPLLIDRSTGDPLDDEHTSFQPGPSADDRLRAVLARRNEVTA